The DNA window TACGTATCAATTCCAAGACATTCATAGCTCTATATGCACCAAATTTCTTTGTTTTAGTCTGTTTACCTTTAACACATTCGACACAAACATAAAAATTTGTCAAGTCAATGGAATTTAAAATTCCACCAGACACTAGTCGCTAAACTCTATTTTTAGCTATGTGACGTATGGGCTAGTGCCATAATGCTCCTGAATCGGTATTATCAATTTTACACTTAGTACCACGTGATTCCACATTCAAGGATTTGTCATAGGTAGTTATTGTATCAAGAAAATATAGATTATCATGACTCATAAATTGACAAGTTCCAATAATATATGATTTGAAAGACAACTAGAACATATTGTTTCCAAATGAACATAAATAACCTGATTTTTCCAAATAAGAAACTGAAATTAAATTTCGTCTTAATGACAGAACCGCATAAATGTCTttcaaatccaaataaaattCGGTACACATCAATAATCTAAAATTCCCTATAGCTTCCTCCTCCACCGACTTCCCATCTTCCACATAGATGTATCTTTCAACATCATTTAGCTATTGGTAGTCCAGGAAATCCTTCATTGAAACATTATTGTTAGTTGTTGCTCCAAAGTCTGACCACCAAGTGTTTCCAGGTACTGAAGCTAAATTGATCTCAGAATAGACCAAACCATGACTCATTCGATTGGAGCAATCCCACTTCTCATAATCTTTCCTCTATTCAGAGGTACTAGATTTTGAAGGAGAATGGGGTTAAAAGGTCGAAATCCATGCAGCCAAGAAAAAATTTCATGTTCTCATTCCGTTCGTTAACATTTGTCCCATTAAAGACATGACGCTTATTCGTAATTTTAGATATCGAAGCATTTGAAGCTGAAaacagaacaaaaataaatatcataaatataCTCACAACAAAAAATTAAACGAAATCATTAATTTATTCAAATAAAGACATAGCCCGTCTCAAGATACCTTGTACACCATAAATGACAAGTCTTTCAACAATAATATTGAATGCTAGTGGTACTCTTGTTATAATGACTAAATATTGATAATTAAACATGTCTAATAATAAACCTCTCTTTGAATTGATTTATCATTCACATGTGAAACCTTATAATTATCACACATTTACCATCATAAGAATGTATAAAATTCGACCAAACATCAACTATTCATGAGAAATCTCCGTGAAAGAGGTCACTTTGGTGACTTTTCATTTCAATTGACTCacacacaaaaataaaaataaaatttaacatttcTCATGAGAAATCTCCGTGAAAGAGGACACTTTGGTGACTTTTCACTTCAAttgattcatttaaaattttaaactattGTATAAAATAccatcaataataaaaaattgaacaaaaagTGCAAGTAAACGAgtcaattaaaatgaaaaaactaaGGGACACGTCCATGCAAAACAGCACGACATGACCGTGTTCCAATCTATGTATGCGTTGTTATGCAAAGCATAACAAAACACCTCAATTCCAAATTATACAAGTTAAAAATGATTGGGGAAGCTAAAACACAATCAAACAAAAAACTGAAAATTGAAActaacagtggtaaccggttactgatgATAGGGTAATCGGTTACACCCCAACCAAGTTCTCTATTGTTTCTGTGTAAAatagggtaaccggttacatcatatAGAGTAACCGATTACAACCAAATTTGCTATTAGTCAGTTTTTGAAACTGTTGTTTTGTAGATTATGGCTATTGAAACCGCTATAATATGACAATTTAAACCCCAATAGCTTCCAATTTTGTTTGTAGCGCATTCATTGAGTTAAGACTATCTAACAATTTATCAGAATATGATTAGGGATGTTTGCAGGACAGTTTGATTCGATTTTGAGAGAATCTGATACCCAAACTGAAtaaaattaaatggattggtTGGATTGGATTTGTAAATTTTTGTGATAAAGcccaaactgaaccaaaccgagAAACAACAGTTGATTTGTATTGGATTGATCGAGTagataaaaattgcaaaaatatttgaaaaaaataacttatttactgaaattaatttttcataataatataaaaaatagtattaatAGTGTTCAATTGTAGATATTAGACTAAAAATTTTTTTCTAATAGATTCAAAaaatatctaacaaaaatatatctGACATAAAGACTTTTGAATCTATATCTAGTCACTTGAGCTAGTATGGTAATGACTGTATTTCATAATTCTATGATTAGTTACCACATTATAGTAataattttctaataacaaattaaaatagcataaaTTGTCCACATACGATATTTTACTTTTTTCTTCTCGAAGTTGGATGCTTGgtagtaattttcatgataaCTAATTATGGTTGGTTTGAGTTGGACTTGCGGGTAGAAAATTAAAAATCCGACGCCCGAACCAATGTTCATTGGATTtctttggtttggttcggttcttgctCGAAATGAAAAAAATGTCCAACCTaaacactatggtttggttcggattcagGTTTGGTTCGAATTTACCCGAACCATTGAACACCCCTAAATATGATGATTACACACAACATATGTTAGCCAATGATATTAATATTATTGCCATTAATGAGATGCATAGAAtcaacctaataataataataattgtatatatttgtaattCCTATTTAACTTGTATAAATTAGAAATTAGGTGATATAAGTTATTAGTAGTTGTAATGATGATTGTATTATATATACTAGTGAATACAATGAAAGGAGGCAAGAAGCCATAATTTATTGACATGGTATCACGAGTCTTCTGTTGTTAACAGTTTTTGTCTTTCAAATTCTTGGCTCACGATCTGTTGCAGCCCTTGTTTGGGTTGGTATTTTTTTTCTTGCCTTATCCGTTTTTTGTTCGCCCTTGTCTGGCCATATCGGTCTTTTTTTCCCTCTCGTTCTTGCTATTACTCGCTTCTCTGTTTTTTGTTTATTGTGCTATTTATTATGTTGatagaaaaagaaaaggagattTTTGGTGTTCGTTTTACCGGAAAAAATTATGCAGCGTGGGAGTTCCAATTTAAGATGTTTGTGAAAGGTAAAGGCTTTTGGGGCCATATAGATGGCACCTCCTCTGCACCCAGTGCTGACGCTGCTCTTGCAGCATGGTAAACGAAAGACACTCAGATCATAACTTGGATTCTAGCTTCGATTGACCCTCAAATGATTAACAATCTGCGTTCCATTTCCCTTGCTAAGGAAACGTGGGACTATCTGAAGCGCATTTACAATCAAGATAATGCCGCTAAAAAGTTTCAGTTGGAGCTCGACATTGCAAATTACAGTCAAGGAAATCTTTTGATTCAAGATTATTATTCTAGATTTCTTAATCTGTGGGTTGAACATTCAGCGATTTTACATGGCGATGTTTCTGCTTACTCGCTCACTGCTATTCAAACAATTTACGAGGTTAGAAAGCGATATCAATTTCTTATGAAACTACAACCTGAATTTGAAGCAGTGCGTGCATCTTTGCTGAATCAAAGTCCACTTCCTACTCTAGAAGTGTGTCTTGGCAAACTTCTTCGCGAAGAGCAGCTTCTATTGACTTATGGGGCCATGTCCAATGACAACTTCACTGTTGATGCTAATTCTATTGCCTATTCTGTTCAGATTAAAGGGAAACACCGTCATATGGGACAAGTCCAATGTTTTTCCTGTAAACAATTTGGCCATATTGCGCGTAATTGCAATAAGAAATTATGTAACTATTGCAAGCAACATGGTCACACCATCAAAGAGTGCCTGACTAGACCCGAGAAGAAATCAGTACAAGCATTTCATGCTGCTACTCCTTCAATGGCTCGATCTTCCATTCCTATAGCTTTAGCAACTAATATTTTGACTGCACAAGATGTCCAACAAATGGTATTATCTACTCTTTCTGCCTTGGGCATTCAAGGTAAGTCTAATGTTGTCGCTCATTCTTCAAATGTTGTTGCTAAACCTTGGTTTATTTATTCTCGAGCTTCTAATCATATGATTGGTTCCTTGCAAAATTTGCATAATATTCACACTTACAATGGCACCCAAAACATTAAAATTTCCTATGGAAATACTCTATCTATTTCTCCTGTTGGAGACATTAATTCCTCATTATCAGATGTGTTTGTTTCTTCTGGACGTGTTTCGAATTTAATTTTGGTTGGACAATTGGTTAATGATAATAGTAATGTTAATTTTTCTCGTGATGGCTGTTATGTGCAGGACCAGACTTCGATGAAATTGATCGCGAGGGGGCCTAAATTGGCAAATTATTTCCTATCTAGTTTTCCATACCTAGAACTTTATCTTTTGCTTGcagtagtgaaccaaataaatTTGAGGATTGGCATAGAAAGTTAGGGCATCCAAATTCTACTGTTTGTCTCATTTATTGAAAATTAAACTATTGAATAATAAAAGTTTAATTTCTAATTCTTCTTTTGATTGTTCTGTTTGCAAACTTACCAAAAGAAAAACTCTTCCCTTTCCATCTAATGTGGATCATGCTGATAGATGTTTTGATCTTATTCATAGTGACATTTGGGACATATCACTGGTCTTATCTCATtcgaaatattaaaattttgtccAATGTTTTTCCTGTAAACAATTTGGCCATACTGCGCGTAATTGCAATAAGAAATTATGTACCTATTGCAAGCAACACGGTCACACCATCAAAGAGTGCCTGACTAGACCCGAGAAGAAATCAGTACAAGCATTTCATGCTGCTACTCCTTCAATGGCTCAATCTTCTGTTCCTATAGCTTTAGCAACTAATATTTTGACTGCACAAGATGTCCAACAAATGGTATTGTCTGCTCTTTCTGCCTTGGGCATTCAAGGTAAGTCTAATGTTGTCGCTCATTCTTCAAATGTTGTTGCTAAACCTTCGTTTATTGATTCTCGAGCTTCTAATCATATGATTGGTTCCTTTCAAAATTTGCATAATATTCACACTTACAATGGcacccaaaatattaaaatttcctaTGGAAATACTCTATCTATTTCTATTGTTGGAGACATTAATTCCTCATTATCAGATGTGTTTGTTTCCTCTAGACTTGTTTCAAATTTAATTTTGGTTGGACATTGATTAATGATAATAGTAATGTTAATTTTTCTCGTGATGGCTGTTAAGTGCAGGACCAGGCTTCGGGGAAAGTGATCGCAAGGGGGCCTAAATTGGGCAAATTATTTCCTATCTAGTTTTCCATACCTAGAACTTTATCTTTTTCTTGcagtagtgaaccaaataaatTTGAGGATTGGCATAGAAAGTTAGGCCATCCAAATTCTACTGGTTTGTCTCATTTATTGAAAATAGAACAAACCAAAAATTCAAGAATTGCATGAAAAAGATGAATATAATGCATGCGTTTTACAATTCTTGGGGCTTCAACAAGGATCCATTCTTACTCTGTGATATATTGAGAGGTGATTGGAACTAAAGTTAAGCTTTGCTCGTTGCACAAAGAACTTAATGAAGTTAAGATTAATGCTTTTAGTGGGTAAGTGGTATTATTTTTAATACTCAAATTTTACCTTTAGATTTggataatttttatttatgttcaATTTTAACCGACATGTGTAAAGTAGTGGAGGGATGCAATGTAATCAAACGTAATGTACTTGGTAAAAAGCCATGGTTTTATTACCTAAAAGTAAGTATATtacttgtgtttttttttatattattttatttgtgtgtgttagtaatataaatatatgaaaattatttgTAGTCGCGAAAACAACCCGACGACTATTCTTGTGGATACTATGTTATGAGACATATGTTCCTGATTGTATTCAGAGGCATTATAAACGGATGGACTATGCTTAAATTAGCTTAATCCATATATATACAAATGTATATTTCTTAAATTTATGTTGTTCTTATTAGCTAatcataatttaaattttgttctAATTATAGTAGTTTAGCGATAGAGCACCATTTTCACAAGAAGATATAGATGACATCCGATCTCGTTGGGCCGATGTTTTCTTATCTTGTTATGAATCTCaggaaaaattatttttcttagcTGTTAtaagcttatatatatatatatatatatatatatatatatatatatatatatatatatatatatatatagagagagagagagagagagagagagagagagagagagagagagagagagagagagagagagagagagagagagagagagagagagagagagagagagagagagagagagagagagagagagaggatttgTCATTTTTATGTGCAAATATGtaaattttgtattttatgtTGATGAGAACAATGTAAATTTGTACATTTGGTTTTGAAAACAGTGTAAATTTGGTATTCTGTGTTTACAAGATTTAAAATGATAATTTCAATTTTGTCACATATTTTGTACAATTGGTTGCTTGTATTCTGCGTAAAAAATGATATAGGCCAGTGAAAAAtgagatttaaaataaattatatatgacaataaataaaatttatcccCTCGGTTATTACATAAAACCGAAGTAAAAACATATCTTATTACCtcgattattaaattaaattaagaggTATGTGGTATTGGATGTGCATGATAATTCAAACGCGTTGTATAAGCTTCTGGATGCAAACTAGAGCGAACACCTTATGAAATAAGCACTTATGGAAGCTGAAATTTAGTTATGTCAAGGCCGTAATCGGTTACAGGAAATAGCGAAACCGGTTACAGCATATGTTTTCAGCTTCTGAACACGTGTTAATTTAATACCATTTTTGATAGCTTGTATAAATAACTTGTTTCACTTATTTTTGAtagcttgttttttttttctagtaATCAAGATATATTAGAATGGGAAGAAAGCCCGGTAAAACCAAGATTACAAAGGAGGCTTAGACAAAAGCCGATACAAAAGAGAAGATTAACTACCAATTAGAACCTACACTAAGTATAGCAAAGTGTTTTTGCTAAACTCGTAGAAATTACAAATGGGATGAGTAATATTCTTATGTAAGACCATCTCCAACTAAGAGCCTTAACACCCCAAGCCACATCTCTTGCATTCCAAGTGATGTCCTTAAAGATCATCTCGTTTCTTCTCAACCATATACTCCATATAGTAGCCAACCAAATACTTCCCGCTTTGCTCCTTTTGATCTCCAAATTAATGCAAGAAGAACTCCACTTAAAGAAGCTCTCTTTGAAATCATGAGCCCTTAAGTGATGCACTCCCAACCACTCGGCAATCTCTATCCAAACAGCCTCCGCTTCGTGACAGCCCACTAACAAATGAAACGATGATTTGGGATGATCACCGTAAAGAACACAATCGATATTGGTGGAAGATGGAAGAATTCCTCTTTTGAAAAGTAAATCCTTGGCGGGGATTCAATTTACCAAACACCTCCATCCGAAAGCTCTCACTTTGAGGGGTACCTCGACCTCCCACATCAAAAAGAATACGCTGTCCCTCAACTGTAACATGTGTTTTTAATGCCTTTTTTCCTCCTCATCTCAATTCACTCTCTCTATTAACATGTGTTGTCAATGCTTTGACGTGGATAGTATTATTCGCCAATTATTTGTCTCGTTCATTTCCTCTTTGTCTATACAAAATGTTATCTCTTACTATGATGTCAGCTGCACAAAATTAGTTTAACGGCTCTCTTCCACCCAACATGTTCAACAACCTCCCTAATCTCCAAGAGTTTGAAATTGGGGATAATAATGCCTCGGGTCTAATGCCCACTTCAGTTGCAAATGCTTCTACTCTGACTATACTTGATGTCAGTAAAAACTATTTAGTCGGAAAAGTTCCAAGTCTTAAGGAGAGGCTAAAATATCTTTGGTTCCTAAATTTGGAAGTAAATAATTTAAGGTGAGTTTTAAAAGGATTagtgattttcaaaatgatggtGAATGGTTAATGAGAGATATATGAAAATTTAGAGAGGAATTGGAAGATTGAAACCATTATCTAAAGAAAGGAAGAGATAATGATGCCCTAAGCAAAGCATTTGATTCAATGGTGACAAAATAGTTTTGatatgcagagagagagaaagctGGACCATGGGAATATTGTAGGCCTACCATGGGAATTTCTAATATGATATTGCATTTGATTTTTGCATCCTCATTTCAACAACAGTTGCAATTCTTAAGGGAATTGAAATGCATAACAGGGGAATGAAGACAAATATGGAAGACGTATCAATTCTCTCATATTTATAGCAACTAGTATAGATTTCAGACAAATGCACATtgaacacaaacacacaaaatcaATTAATGCTGCTATTTGAATTCGCtgaataacaaaatagtaaacTAAACATTGCTACATATGCTGCTTTCAATATTGAGACGATTCAGTTGCTCAACATCAGGGCATCATGCTGAATTACTAATTATCTGCGTTGCATAGGTACCGGTATGTACCCAGTACCCGGTACGGGTACTGGTACGGGGTACGGCATTTTTAGAAAAACTAAGGTACGGGTACGTTAgtataatactttaaaaatacaattataacaATAACTaaacaattatattatttaaataacgataaaataatataattaaaaaataatttgctTGAATAAATTAAATCACACTTAAAAGTATTAATAATTCATAAAATCAAGGATGAATATCAATATTTTCTTCTCCAATGAATGCAGCTTCTAGTTCAGGTTCATCGAGAAAAAGAGTAACAACTTCAAGAATACCATCTCCATCAAATAGATTCAATTCATGTCCACCAATATCCCACATCTTTGTTAATCCTTCATTATAAATCTTACTCTTCTTGAAAGAAGACGAAGATTTGTATGAACAAAAACTAAATCATCGGCTGTTTTTGGATTGAGCCTATTCTTTTTCAATGAGTGAATGAATCCATATGTGCTCCAATTTCTTTTCAATGAGTCTattcttaatttttctttcagtttttttatttataaacagaataaataaataacctaATTTTTACTTATGCCCAAATTATgttatccaaaaaaatttaatatcgaaagaaataaaaaattttgGGTACGTGTACCAAATGTGTACCGGTTGGTGTACCaaggcaaaataaaaaataaaaaatttggtaCGGCTTCGGTGCGTACCGTACACGTACGGTACGTGTACCGGTACCCGGTACGTACCCGGTACCGGTACTTTACCTAAAACGGAGTACCCGTGCTTCACAGCTAATTATATGAGTGAACACCTACAATTCAAATCAAGAAGAAGTTCATTATTACCATTGTATTTTGTAGTTTAGGAATTTTGAAATGAAGACTATGATGATAAATATTAAATTCTAATTCAATAAGAAGTTAATGACTTGCTAATGATTCAAATAAACACTAAAAAATATCATCTCACCAACGAGAGAAGTCTTTTTGATTATGTTAAGCTCTTTTGTGACTTCCACAATATTCATTCTTTCTTTTGGTGATTCCATTGAACACAAAAGTCCAATCCTAAAGAGTGAAATCAAGCACTCCTCAACATTTGGAATAAGAATCTCATAATTTCCATCTTGTATTTCTACTGTTGCAACTCTTGATACAAGATGCGGGTCCAAAATCTTTATAACGTTATCAGGAAATGAAGTTGCGACATAGTTATGTAGATTTTGGCCATTTTCAAAAACTTCATTTGTGGGTCTTCGACCAGTAAGAATTTCCAACATCAAGATTCCAAAGCTATACATGTCACCACATGCAGACACTTCAGACCCCGTTCCATACTCTAAAACATGCAGCAAAAGTTATTAATATTGTATAAGAAGTAAACTATTAAGTGAGCACCAAAACATAGgaaaatccaaaaaaacaatACAAGATTCAAGAATTTAAATCATACCCGGAGGAGCATAGCCAACAGTTCCTTTTATTCCAATTGTACTGGTATCCTTATGAGAGGTATCATCAATGACCGAGACAAGTCTTGCTATACCAAAATCACTCACATGAGCAACCATGTCATCATCAAGAAGTACATTACTTGGCTTTAGATCACAATGAATGATCAATTGTTCACATTCTTGATGAAGATAATGTACTGCCGAAGCAACATCGGTAATGATGTTTACTCTATGAGTGAGGTCCAATGTTGTTTGATTCTCTGCATTTAAAATCTCAGGATGCAGCCATTGTTCCAAACTTCCATTTTTCATGTAACAAAAAACAAGAGCTTTAAATTCTTGACCTTTATAATCTGAACTTGAACAACATGTTATAATCTTGACTAAATTTCGGTGTCTAATATTTTTGAGTGCATTGCATTCAAGAATAAAACTCTTGTGAGCTCCCTTCTTCTGGAGATTCAGGACCTTTATGGCAACAAAATTGTCTTCTGACACAAGATTTCCTTTGTACACAGACCCAAAACTTCCTGATCCAATTAAGTTTGTAATTGAGAATCCATTGGTTCCTCGATATAAGTCTCGGTATGAAACCTTATCAAGTTGATCAACTGTCGGTGAATCAAAAGATCGTTTTTGGTTTCTTTTCCTCATCCAGTAGCTAGTTATAAAAATTGACAGTATGAGAAGAAAACAAAGAACACCAATTATCACTGCAATCAACAAGAAATTTTGGTGTTTTCTGTGTTTTTTATCCTTGATGGGGCACGCTGGTAGATGCAGTTGTGAAATACCTCCACAAATCTTTTGTATTCCAATTATTCCTATTTGGGTTGAATTTCCAAAAACACCTTCTGTTGGTACCTCACCTTCCAACATGTTAAAAGAAACATTCAAGTGTTTTAAACCTGAGATATTTTGTAGAACATCAGGAATTGAACCGGACAATTGATTCAATGAAAGGTCTAAATATTGAAGACCTTTGAGAGAAGCCAACGAGGATGGTATTGTTCCGTTGAAGGAGTTCCCTTGCAAATCAAGGTATTCTAAGGTTGTGCATTCACCAATAGATATCGGAATCTCCCCCGACAAAtgattataagagaaatttatcGAACCAATATTTTTTAGCATACTCACTTCTCTTGATAAGCTACCATTGAAAGAGTTATGTGATAAGTCTAATAAGTTTGTTAAAGAAACAAGATTAAAAACTTCTAAAGGTATGGTTCCTATAAGCTTGTTTTCTGAAAGGTCTAGAAGTTGTAACTTTTGACAATTTCCTAAGCTTAGAGGAATATGTCCTTCAAGCATATTAAGATTTAAAGTCAAAAGATACAATTGACTAAGATTACCTATAGAGGATGGTATATCTCCAGACAACTTGTTTCCGCTCAAACTTAACTGCTGCATCTTTTGAAAACTCCCAAAAGTAGTTGGaatatttccttcaaaatgattaAGTTCCATTGTCAAGAGAATTAAGCCAACTAGACAACCTAAGTCAGCAGGAATTTGTCCCGATATCATATTACCCCCAAGAAATAGTAGTTCAAGTTCGGTGGATAAATTGCCTATTGACTTTGGCAGAATACCGCCAAAATTATTACCCATAATAGAAACCCCATACAATCTACTACAGTTTGACAAAGAATTAAGAAACTCCAAATCTTTATTAGAATTgttacttaatttgttttgttccAAATTCAGATTTTGTAAATCTTTTAGTCTTCCTAAACTTGGAACTTGTCCCACAAGGTAATTTGTACTTATTTCAAATGTTATAATGGAAGTTGCATTTATTATGGAAGTGACGAATGGACCTGAAAAATAATTTCCTGCAATTTCAAATATTTGGAGATCGGGGAGGGTGTGGAACATGTTAGGTGGGAGAGAACCATGAAAGCTATTATCTGTCAAGGAAAGTGTAGTAAGTGTTGAAATGTTGTAAAGACAAGAAGGAATTAAACCAGATAAATTATTGGCAGGGAAACCTAAAAATTTTAGGCTTTTTAGGCGACATATTTCCTGTGGAATTTCCCCTTCTAAGTTGTTAAAAGCACACGAAAAAAAAATTAAGGTTGAAAGATTGCCTATGGATGAAGAGACTCCTCCAGTTAAATTGTTTTTCGAAACAACAAAATAATGAAGCTTTTTCAAAGAACCAATTTCAATTGGTATTTTGCCAGTTAGATTGTTGTTTCCCAAATACAAGTATTTGAGATTGGAGCAATATGTCAAGTTTGTAGGAATTTCACCTGCAAATGAGTTATTGGTGAGACGAAGATGTTGCAATTGTAGCAACTTACCTAATTCCTGTGGAATTTTTCCAAAGAAACTGTTGTTTCCTAGGTTGAGAGCTTTCAAAAAAGTGAGATTGCCAACATAGGGAGATAAAGATCCATGTAACTCATATCCATCTAAGTTCAACTCAATCACTCTTTGATGCATGGGGCTGCATGTGATTCCATACCACTTGCAGAAGTGGATGGAAGAATTCCAAGATTCAAGAGTTGTATATGGATCACTAGTTACTGATGTTTTGAATTTGAGCAATGCTAAATGATCAGTTTGGTTTCCTAATGTCACTGCCATAATTTTGTTTGAGCCAAAGCATATTAAAGTTAAGGTGACcagaaaaagaagatgaaggtATAAAAGTATAGATGACAAGAAAATAAAAGACTTCATTTGGTTTTGTTTGTGTTGGATAGTTATGGAGAATAGAGAGGAATTGCATGCATTTAAATACTGGTGGAAGAATGCAGAGTTAAAATTTGTATTAagttgaaaacaaaacaaaatattaaaaagtcAATTGAGATTGAAAAGAGACAGAAGCCAAAACTCAGTGATAGTGCAATAAGATTAATTGCCGACATATTTTTCTTCTAATTTGACTTTGGAGTGAGAAATGTTAGCACTACAAAAATAAGGTATTttctacaaaataaaaatatgagtgattttaaaatac is part of the Vicia villosa cultivar HV-30 ecotype Madison, WI linkage group LG2, Vvil1.0, whole genome shotgun sequence genome and encodes:
- the LOC131649873 gene encoding probable LRR receptor-like serine/threonine-protein kinase At3g47570, translating into MKSFIFLSSILLYLHLLFLVTLTLICFGSNKIMAVTLGNQTDHLALLKFKTSVTSDPYTTLESWNSSIHFCKWYGITCSPMHQRVIELNLDGYELHGSLSPYVGNLTFLKALNLGNNSFFGKIPQELGKLLQLQHLRLTNNSFAGEIPTNLTYCSNLKYLYLGNNNLTGKIPIEIGSLKKLHYFVVSKNNLTGGVSSSIGNLSTLIFFSCAFNNLEGEIPQEICRLKSLKFLGFPANNLSGLIPSCLYNISTLTTLSLTDNSFHGSLPPNMFHTLPDLQIFEIAGNYFSGPFVTSIINATSIITFEISTNYLVGQVPSLGRLKDLQNLNLEQNKLSNNSNKDLEFLNSLSNCSRLYGVSIMGNNFGGILPKSIGNLSTELELLFLGGNMISGQIPADLGCLVGLILLTMELNHFEGNIPTTFGSFQKMQQLSLSGNKLSGDIPSSIGNLSQLYLLTLNLNMLEGHIPLSLGNCQKLQLLDLSENKLIGTIPLEVFNLVSLTNLLDLSHNSFNGSLSREVSMLKNIGSINFSYNHLSGEIPISIGECTTLEYLDLQGNSFNGTIPSSLASLKGLQYLDLSLNQLSGSIPDVLQNISGLKHLNVSFNMLEGEVPTEGVFGNSTQIGIIGIQKICGGISQLHLPACPIKDKKHRKHQNFLLIAVIIGVLCFLLILSIFITSYWMRKRNQKRSFDSPTVDQLDKVSYRDLYRGTNGFSITNLIGSGSFGSVYKGNLVSEDNFVAIKVLNLQKKGAHKSFILECNALKNIRHRNLVKIITCCSSSDYKGQEFKALVFCYMKNGSLEQWLHPEILNAENQTTLDLTHRVNIITDVASAVHYLHQECEQLIIHCDLKPSNVLLDDDMVAHVSDFGIARLVSVIDDTSHKDTSTIGIKGTVGYAPPEYGTGSEVSACGDMYSFGILMLEILTGRRPTNEVFENGQNLHNYVATSFPDNVIKILDPHLVSRVATVEIQDGNYEILIPNVEECLISLFRIGLLCSMESPKERMNIVEVTKELNIIKKTSLVGEMIFFSVYLNH